One window of the Candidatus Saccharibacteria bacterium genome contains the following:
- a CDS encoding DMT family transporter — translation MKQRWLGLSNNTKGVTTGLLSAFFFASYLVINRYIYTEFTVDSLAFAFLFNALAGIFAGLSLMQKYNKRKMRSIWQDRYRILLLCIYGLAGMLLLLMGQRYTTSIHASLLVTGSIVATMVFSTLFLKESITTRQKWWVVGMFVGLYVAIVGVQAISFLRGDLIILIGIIFFGLGNVLSRSLMQRHDSAIIPDLRVFLVAVIAGLVYVLFFHSINIFSLVGLWTVVSSLCFWLTMRSFAATVHLVNANHAIVLVNAQIVPASLAGVFLLNEHYSLEKFVGSVIVLVCIYFITWRGRE, via the coding sequence ATGAAACAAAGATGGCTAGGGCTGTCTAACAATACAAAAGGGGTTACGACGGGGCTTCTGTCGGCGTTTTTCTTTGCGAGCTACCTTGTGATTAACAGATATATTTACACAGAGTTTACAGTAGATTCCCTCGCATTTGCATTTCTTTTCAATGCTCTCGCTGGTATATTTGCCGGCCTGTCACTAATGCAAAAATACAATAAAAGAAAAATGAGAAGCATTTGGCAGGACCGTTACAGAATATTACTACTTTGTATCTATGGTCTAGCGGGTATGTTATTACTTTTGATGGGTCAGCGCTATACCACGTCTATACACGCGTCGTTGCTTGTGACGGGTAGTATTGTTGCCACAATGGTGTTTTCTACTTTATTCCTTAAAGAAAGTATAACCACACGTCAAAAATGGTGGGTAGTTGGTATGTTTGTGGGACTTTATGTTGCCATCGTGGGCGTACAAGCCATAAGCTTTCTTAGGGGCGACCTGATTATCCTAATTGGTATTATATTTTTCGGGCTAGGAAACGTATTATCAAGAAGCTTAATGCAAAGACATGATTCCGCTATCATCCCAGATTTACGGGTTTTTCTTGTAGCGGTGATTGCGGGCTTGGTGTATGTATTGTTCTTTCATTCAATAAACATCTTCTCATTAGTTGGGCTGTGGACAGTCGTATCTTCGCTATGTTTCTGGCTGACAATGAGAAGCTTCGCAGCCACTGTTCACTTAGTGAATGCGAACCACGCGATTGTACTTGTAAATGCGCAGATAGTACCAGCATCACTTGCTGGTGTTTTTCTGCTGAACGAACACTACAGTTTGGAAAAATTTGTTGGTTCGGTGATTGTTCTCGTATGTATTTACTTCATAACGTGGAGGGGTAGGGAATAA
- a CDS encoding NUDIX domain-containing protein: MPHIHTQPGQHDMTVSAYIIRRDGDDWKCLVHMHRKAGKLMQVGGHVELDETPWQTLMHEIRDESGYQVSELSVLQVLQPPHLETAVVHPAPFSSNTHNVGNGHFHSDWCYGFVAADRPSGIVASGESTDVRWCTLAELRSLAEQGICLYDVIDLYEFLVSNVSSFQQYPCGQYSLKKPAHGETVIP, translated from the coding sequence ATGCCGCACATACATACCCAGCCAGGGCAGCACGATATGACGGTGAGCGCGTACATAATCCGGCGCGACGGCGATGACTGGAAATGCTTGGTACATATGCACCGTAAGGCAGGCAAGCTTATGCAGGTGGGTGGCCACGTCGAACTAGACGAAACACCATGGCAAACACTTATGCATGAAATTCGTGACGAAAGTGGCTACCAAGTATCTGAGCTAAGTGTATTACAGGTTCTGCAGCCGCCTCATTTGGAGACTGCTGTGGTGCATCCTGCACCCTTTTCTTCAAACACGCACAATGTTGGCAACGGCCACTTTCATTCCGACTGGTGTTACGGCTTTGTCGCGGCCGACAGGCCGAGCGGCATCGTCGCGAGCGGAGAATCGACAGATGTTCGCTGGTGTACCCTAGCCGAGCTACGCAGTCTTGCGGAGCAAGGCATATGTTTGTACGACGTCATCGATTTATACGAATTTTTGGTAAGCAACGTAAGCAGCTTTCAGCAATATCCATGCGGGCAGTACTCACTAAAAAAGCCGGCTCATGGCGAAACGGTCATACCATGA
- a CDS encoding peptide deformylase — MKGLRLTRLGDPLLRQVARELTVAEIKSGEIQQLITDMLKTNEVKGGMGLAAPQVGVPLALAVIDIRPTKHRPKAEPYRSVVINPRFTGVGRRVRTWEGCLSAGSGSTVLFGQTLQYKRIQAQWLDEGGRAHDEELSGLVAHVFQHETEHLQGVLFVDRVQDTKTFMVASEYRKRILKKASLGQDNTV, encoded by the coding sequence ATGAAAGGGTTGCGCCTGACACGGCTCGGAGACCCGTTGCTCCGGCAAGTTGCGCGTGAACTAACGGTCGCAGAAATCAAATCAGGTGAAATTCAGCAGCTTATAACAGATATGCTCAAGACAAATGAGGTAAAAGGCGGTATGGGACTTGCCGCGCCTCAGGTTGGTGTGCCGCTGGCTCTTGCCGTTATAGACATTCGGCCAACGAAACATCGTCCGAAGGCTGAACCGTACCGGAGCGTCGTAATCAATCCGCGGTTTACTGGTGTAGGACGGAGGGTGCGCACATGGGAGGGATGTCTTAGCGCTGGAAGTGGTAGTACCGTTTTATTTGGTCAAACACTGCAGTACAAGCGCATCCAGGCGCAGTGGCTCGATGAAGGCGGAAGGGCACATGACGAAGAACTCTCGGGCTTAGTGGCGCACGTTTTTCAGCACGAAACCGAACACCTACAAGGTGTTCTATTTGTAGACAGAGTGCAAGATACTAAAACATTTATGGTAGCGAGTGAATACCGCAAAAGAATTCTAAAAAAGGCTTCTTTAGGTCAAGACAATACCGTATAA